A DNA window from Iodobacter ciconiae contains the following coding sequences:
- a CDS encoding DUF808 domain-containing protein — MAGTSLLVLLDDIAAVLDDVALMTKVAAKKTAGVLGDDLALNAEQVSGVRAERELPVVWAVAKGSFVNKLILVPAALAISAVAPGLITPLLMLGGAYLCFEGFEKLVHSFFHHTEAASVSHAAQSENAVVDLAAYEKDKIKGAIRTDFVLSAEIIVISLGTVAAASFLTQLTVLSLIAVVMTVGVYGLVAGIVRLDDIGLMLCRKQGQGGLARLQHKIGTACLLGAPVLMKTLTIVGTIAMFMVGGGILTHGFAPANELIHHWSEFGSSVPAAWILSAILPSLLNAVAGVLAGAALVGVFTLISWVFKKKG, encoded by the coding sequence ATGGCCGGAACCAGTCTTTTAGTATTACTTGATGATATTGCCGCTGTTTTGGACGATGTTGCCCTGATGACCAAAGTGGCAGCTAAGAAAACGGCAGGTGTTTTAGGGGACGATCTGGCGTTAAATGCCGAGCAGGTATCCGGTGTGCGTGCCGAGCGGGAGCTGCCTGTGGTGTGGGCAGTGGCGAAGGGCTCGTTTGTTAATAAATTAATTCTGGTGCCGGCTGCGCTGGCGATCAGCGCCGTAGCGCCTGGATTGATCACGCCACTGTTGATGCTCGGTGGTGCCTATCTTTGCTTTGAAGGCTTTGAAAAGCTGGTTCATTCTTTTTTTCATCACACTGAAGCCGCTTCTGTTTCGCATGCTGCACAAAGCGAGAATGCAGTTGTTGATTTGGCAGCTTATGAAAAAGACAAAATCAAAGGAGCAATTCGTACTGATTTTGTACTTTCGGCTGAGATTATTGTGATTTCACTGGGGACGGTGGCAGCCGCTTCATTTTTGACGCAGCTAACCGTGCTGTCTCTTATTGCAGTTGTTATGACGGTTGGGGTCTATGGTCTTGTGGCCGGTATTGTCAGGCTGGACGATATCGGGCTTATGCTTTGCAGGAAGCAGGGGCAAGGCGGATTGGCACGCCTTCAGCACAAAATAGGAACAGCCTGCCTGCTGGGGGCTCCCGTTTTAATGAAAACCCTGACAATTGTTGGAACCATCGCAATGTTTATGGTGGGTGGCGGGATTTTGACTCATGGTTTTGCACCGGCCAATGAGCTGATTCATCACTGGTCGGAGTTCGGCTCATCAGTGCCTGCTGCGTGGATTTTGTCTGCAATACTGCCTTCACTGTTAAATGCAGTTGCCGGTGTATTGGCCGGTGCCGCGCTGGTGGGGGTGTTTACGCTAATATCCTGGGTTTTTAAGAAAAAGGGTTAA
- a CDS encoding cell division protein ZipA C-terminal FtsZ-binding domain-containing protein produces MTDLQLGSLIVGGVIVAAVYAFNWWQEYRYRKQASRAFARNESDALLDVPKNMVRSGEATRMEPSLERAEPVADRFEPQFVEPEFEADDLPVQAAAAYVEPQVMPAPVHISAAPEVPPQPVVPAGDDHDALASSLLDPALDFIAEIHAIEPIAALDLPVFRGSKRVQVMGLLSDRRWEACVPGTRSRYKELKVGLQLADRQGALSSEQLNAFCMSVQQFADEHEAVVTFPQRSAKLNAAAHLDEFCAGVDVLIGLNVMAGSRPFPMERVRLLAENAGLARSPEGAFHYRSDSGKTLFTLSNHDHSPLGNTSNGLTLLFDVPRVAGGVSVFDYFAEFAQHLSVALSGELVDDNGKPLTEASLDNIRKQLGVLYAKMDDRGIAPGSVAALRLFA; encoded by the coding sequence ATGACCGATTTGCAACTAGGATCGCTGATTGTAGGTGGCGTGATTGTCGCCGCTGTCTATGCCTTTAATTGGTGGCAGGAATATCGTTATCGTAAGCAGGCATCTAGAGCGTTTGCGCGTAATGAAAGCGATGCATTGCTTGATGTGCCCAAAAATATGGTTCGAAGTGGCGAGGCTACGCGCATGGAGCCTTCACTGGAGCGCGCCGAGCCCGTGGCTGATCGCTTTGAGCCGCAGTTTGTTGAGCCGGAGTTTGAGGCTGACGATTTACCCGTACAAGCTGCTGCTGCCTATGTGGAGCCGCAGGTGATGCCTGCTCCTGTGCATATCAGCGCAGCACCCGAAGTACCGCCGCAGCCTGTTGTGCCCGCAGGAGATGATCATGACGCGCTGGCTAGCAGCCTGCTTGATCCTGCTCTGGATTTTATAGCGGAAATTCATGCGATAGAGCCGATTGCTGCACTTGATCTCCCTGTTTTCAGGGGCTCCAAACGTGTGCAGGTGATGGGGCTACTGTCAGATCGCCGCTGGGAAGCCTGTGTGCCTGGCACACGTTCGCGTTACAAGGAATTGAAAGTTGGCTTGCAACTGGCTGATCGCCAGGGGGCTTTAAGCTCGGAGCAGCTCAATGCATTTTGTATGTCGGTGCAGCAGTTTGCCGATGAGCATGAAGCGGTTGTGACTTTCCCTCAGCGTTCGGCCAAGTTAAATGCCGCGGCGCATTTGGATGAGTTTTGTGCGGGTGTAGATGTATTGATTGGCCTGAATGTGATGGCGGGCAGTCGGCCGTTTCCTATGGAGCGCGTGCGTTTACTGGCTGAAAACGCAGGTTTGGCCCGCAGCCCAGAGGGTGCATTTCACTATCGTAGCGATTCAGGCAAAACACTGTTTACTTTATCAAACCATGATCATTCTCCGCTGGGCAATACCTCAAATGGCTTGACGCTGCTGTTTGATGTGCCAAGGGTAGCAGGTGGTGTGTCCGTCTTTGATTATTTTGCCGAGTTTGCCCAGCATCTGTCGGTGGCTCTTTCGGGTGAGCTGGTTGATGATAACGGCAAGCCACTGACAGAGGCGAGCCTGGATAATATTCGTAAACAGCTGGGTGTTCTGTACGCCAAAATGGATGACAGGGGTATTGCTCCGGGATCGGTGGCCGCATTGCGTTTATTTGCTTAG
- the ligA gene encoding NAD-dependent DNA ligase LigA — protein MMTLLEQAQSLRTQLHQYAHEYHVLDAPTVPDAEYDRLFRALQALEMAHPELATLDSPTLRVGGQPLPQFEPVIHTVAMLSIRTETDVTPAGALAFDASVRKELDLPLSAALIEYAAELKFDGLAISLRYENGVLVQAATRGDGATGEDVTQNIRTIAQIPLRLRGEILPGVLEVRGEVYMRRDDFDRLNERQLAAGDKTFVNPRNTAAGAVRQLDPAIAAARPLSFFAYGLGVVEGWPQPETHSAVLDALAGLGFPVCVERAVLQGGAGLAEFHAHVSDIRDGLPFDIDGVVYKVNSMALQKELGFRTREPRWAVAHKFPAQEALTIVEAIDVQVGRTGAITPVARLQPVFVGGVTVTNATLHNEDEARRKDVRVGDTVAVRRAGDVIPEVVNVVLERRPMKDVPGADLFSSSQESLYPVFSLPRACPVCGSHVVREEGEAIARCSGGLSCSAQRKEAIRHFAGRRMMDIDGLGERYVESLVDLAYVKSLADLYALTLADFQNMKAAVDEAAGVSAESIAQGRLATKWAENLLEGIAASKTPLLARFLFALGIRHVGESTAKTLADWLGRLELIRHAPAPLLRSLPDIGDTVAVAISEFFAEPKNQLALDALLAAGVVPRDEHAPSGLLREKLMPASLYAHLGVPKLSGVRSVQLAERVSSLSALARADWLTLTFLPADVAKALLSWLDEDSHRQSLQALAVWCADLERQLPAEIESLAGVFKDKTLVLTGTLPTLSRDQAKDLIEAAGGKVSGSVSKKTHYVVAGSDAGSKLTKAQGLGVSILDEAALLRMLDVREG, from the coding sequence ATGATGACTTTGCTAGAACAGGCGCAATCTTTGCGCACACAACTCCACCAATATGCCCATGAATACCATGTGCTTGACGCGCCAACCGTGCCCGATGCCGAGTACGACCGACTGTTTCGTGCATTGCAGGCGCTGGAAATGGCGCACCCCGAGTTGGCGACGCTTGATTCTCCCACGCTGCGAGTGGGGGGGCAGCCTTTGCCGCAGTTTGAGCCGGTTATCCATACCGTTGCCATGCTGTCAATTCGTACCGAAACCGATGTTACGCCAGCGGGTGCACTGGCTTTTGATGCGAGCGTGCGCAAAGAACTGGATTTGCCTTTAAGCGCTGCTCTGATTGAATATGCAGCCGAGTTGAAGTTTGATGGTCTCGCCATTAGCTTGCGCTATGAAAACGGCGTGCTGGTGCAGGCCGCTACACGCGGGGACGGCGCAACTGGTGAGGATGTTACGCAAAATATCCGCACGATTGCGCAGATTCCACTGCGTTTGCGGGGTGAGATTTTGCCCGGGGTGCTGGAAGTGCGTGGCGAGGTCTATATGCGCCGCGATGATTTTGATCGCCTGAATGAGCGCCAGTTGGCTGCTGGCGACAAAACCTTTGTGAATCCAAGAAACACTGCAGCGGGCGCGGTGCGCCAGCTCGACCCGGCCATTGCAGCCGCGCGCCCGCTGTCATTCTTTGCTTATGGCTTAGGTGTGGTTGAGGGCTGGCCACAGCCGGAAACACATTCGGCGGTGCTGGATGCGTTGGCAGGCTTGGGTTTCCCTGTTTGCGTCGAGCGGGCTGTGCTGCAGGGTGGAGCGGGCCTCGCGGAGTTTCATGCGCATGTGAGCGATATCCGTGACGGCCTGCCGTTTGATATCGACGGTGTGGTTTACAAAGTCAACAGCATGGCGCTGCAAAAAGAGCTGGGCTTTAGAACCCGCGAGCCACGCTGGGCCGTAGCGCATAAATTTCCCGCTCAGGAAGCCTTAACCATTGTGGAGGCTATTGATGTGCAAGTCGGCCGCACAGGGGCAATCACCCCGGTGGCGCGTTTGCAGCCGGTGTTTGTGGGGGGCGTGACCGTTACCAATGCCACGCTGCACAATGAAGACGAGGCAAGGCGCAAGGATGTGCGGGTAGGCGATACCGTGGCAGTGCGCCGCGCCGGTGATGTGATTCCCGAAGTCGTGAATGTAGTGCTGGAGCGCCGGCCTATGAAAGACGTGCCGGGGGCGGATTTGTTTTCATCCTCTCAAGAGTCGCTTTACCCTGTGTTTTCCTTACCCAGGGCTTGCCCTGTTTGTGGCTCACACGTGGTTCGCGAAGAGGGTGAAGCGATTGCGCGCTGCTCGGGAGGCTTGAGCTGCTCTGCACAGCGTAAAGAAGCGATCCGCCATTTTGCCGGCCGGCGCATGATGGATATTGATGGTCTGGGCGAGCGTTATGTTGAAAGCCTGGTGGATCTGGCTTATGTGAAGTCACTGGCTGATCTGTATGCTTTAACGCTGGCTGATTTTCAGAATATGAAAGCCGCTGTTGATGAGGCTGCAGGTGTTAGTGCCGAAAGCATCGCGCAAGGCCGTCTTGCCACTAAATGGGCGGAAAACTTGCTTGAAGGTATTGCTGCCAGCAAAACACCGCTACTGGCCCGCTTTCTCTTTGCATTAGGGATACGGCATGTGGGCGAATCAACGGCCAAGACGCTGGCCGATTGGCTGGGGAGGCTGGAATTAATTCGCCATGCCCCTGCGCCCCTGTTGCGCTCTTTACCTGATATTGGCGACACCGTAGCGGTGGCAATTAGCGAATTTTTTGCCGAGCCAAAAAATCAGCTGGCACTGGATGCTTTGCTGGCAGCAGGAGTTGTGCCAAGGGATGAGCACGCCCCAAGTGGCTTGCTGCGTGAAAAGCTTATGCCCGCATCGCTGTATGCCCATTTGGGTGTGCCTAAATTGTCAGGTGTTCGCAGTGTTCAACTGGCCGAGCGTGTAAGCAGTTTAAGTGCCCTGGCCAGGGCCGACTGGCTGACACTGACTTTTTTGCCCGCTGATGTCGCTAAAGCCCTGCTGAGCTGGCTGGATGAAGACAGTCATCGTCAATCGCTGCAGGCTTTAGCCGTGTGGTGTGCAGATTTGGAGCGCCAGTTGCCGGCAGAAATCGAGTCGCTAGCTGGGGTATTTAAAGATAAAACGTTGGTGCTGACGGGAACCTTGCCGACTTTATCACGTGATCAGGCCAAAGATTTGATTGAAGCTGCGGGTGGAAAGGTCTCCGGCAGTGTTTCGAAAAAAACTCATTATGTGGTGGCGGGAAGTGATGCCGGTAGCAAGCTGACCAAGGCACAGGGTTTGGGTGTGTCTATTCTGGATGAGGCGGCCTTGCTCAGGATGCTGGATGTGAGGGAGGGGTAA
- the galU gene encoding UTP--glucose-1-phosphate uridylyltransferase GalU has translation MQKVRKAVFPVAGMGTRFLPATKASPKEMMPVVDKPLIQYAVEEALAAGITEMIFITGRNKRSIEDHFDKAYELEAELEAKDKQELLEILRGIIPKSVSCIYIRQPEALGLGHAVLCAKPVVGDEPFAVILADDLIDGGSTSEMKRMVDVFSDTHCSILGVEQVPQQDTGSYGIVEVQEGNGRLKIVNIVEKPKPEEAASNLAVVGRYILTPRVFHHLQHVQPGKGGEIQLTDGIFALMQEQHILAHKIIGTRYDCGSKLGYLKATMAYGMKHHEVGEEFSVYVSQLCSR, from the coding sequence ATGCAAAAAGTACGTAAAGCGGTATTTCCTGTCGCTGGCATGGGTACACGTTTTCTGCCCGCGACCAAAGCCAGCCCGAAAGAAATGATGCCGGTAGTAGATAAGCCGCTGATTCAATACGCGGTAGAAGAAGCGCTAGCTGCAGGCATTACCGAGATGATTTTTATTACCGGGCGTAACAAACGCAGCATCGAAGATCACTTTGATAAGGCCTATGAGCTGGAAGCCGAGCTGGAAGCCAAAGATAAGCAGGAGCTGCTGGAAATTTTGCGCGGCATTATTCCAAAGTCAGTAAGCTGCATTTATATCCGCCAGCCAGAAGCATTAGGCTTGGGGCATGCCGTACTTTGCGCAAAACCGGTCGTTGGGGATGAGCCATTTGCGGTGATTCTGGCCGATGACCTGATTGATGGTGGCTCCACCAGTGAAATGAAGCGTATGGTGGATGTATTTAGCGATACTCACTGCTCTATCCTGGGGGTAGAGCAGGTGCCGCAGCAGGACACCGGCTCTTATGGCATTGTTGAAGTTCAGGAAGGCAATGGTCGCCTAAAAATTGTTAATATTGTTGAAAAACCAAAGCCGGAAGAAGCGGCATCCAATCTGGCGGTAGTAGGGCGTTATATTCTTACTCCACGGGTATTTCATCATTTGCAGCACGTGCAGCCGGGTAAGGGGGGTGAAATCCAGCTTACCGACGGTATTTTCGCCCTGATGCAAGAGCAGCATATCCTGGCGCATAAAATTATCGGCACCCGTTATGATTGCGGTTCTAAACTGGGCTATCTGAAAGCAACCATGGCATATGGCATGAAACATCACGAGGTTGGGGAGGAGTTTTCGGTTTATGTTTCACAACTTTGCTCTCGTTAA
- a CDS encoding glycosyltransferase family protein — MTYEKPWMSEEEIAVISGRLHKNDVMLEWGSGGSTNYFPQFVRQYYSIEHDGAWFDQIKPNIANNVNYNFVPVDFPLTPVTKKYQVSTYIDFVEHFKVKKFDKVLIDGRGRGWCAEKIIPYLKEESIVFIHDYWDRPNYHIVEKWYDVVDAVKTGQGIVALKIKKEFFVAEPALNQIEQGMSEFSCIFINTYYPRFVEAFYQGHPYLATASYADQLAALQASRFGDADFYSSHLNAMGWQTYDLIVNVGPLQAAWAKEHGATQSAYKLIEKQLEVLKPDVVYLQDLSLATPELISWARRYARLIVGQIASPVPNVDVKAFDLLLSSFPHFVDDFRRQNITAYYQHLAFDERVLEDVAGLPRDIPVSFVGGLSLSHGKGLAFLETLAGLTQMDFWGYGADLLASDSAIQARHHGEVWGIEMFEKLARSQITLNRHIDVAGHFANNMRLFEATGCGALLITDYKDNLSELFEIGKEIVVYRSAAECAALIEYYLSRPDEARKIANAGQVRTLRDYSYRVNAKETSAILKRHLHYQVAAQTLPAVSLSKVSYGKEEIAERQIKKKHLTAWKSEAIPARQRALVQQELSRMFAGDIPLPFSVMSFALQSILTAGQSVLEIGCASGYYAEIIPYLLKKKIVYTGVDYSEALINMARDYYPQGDFQVADGKNLPFDHDCFDVVISSCILLHVTNALEHIQETIRVAKRYIVVHRTPVCRSRATQYYKKFAYAEETVELRYNEAELLGKFYSQGCRFVRFIEFAANAGADEFEVTYILEKIVGLA; from the coding sequence ATGACATACGAAAAACCTTGGATGTCTGAAGAGGAAATTGCGGTTATATCAGGGCGTTTGCATAAAAATGATGTGATGCTGGAGTGGGGCTCGGGAGGCTCTACAAACTACTTTCCTCAGTTTGTAAGGCAGTACTATTCAATTGAGCATGATGGGGCGTGGTTTGATCAGATTAAGCCGAATATTGCTAATAATGTAAATTATAATTTTGTTCCCGTTGATTTCCCATTAACACCTGTGACAAAAAAATATCAAGTGAGTACTTATATTGATTTTGTTGAGCATTTTAAAGTTAAAAAATTTGATAAGGTATTAATTGATGGCCGGGGTAGAGGGTGGTGTGCAGAAAAGATCATTCCCTATTTGAAAGAAGAAAGCATTGTTTTTATTCATGATTATTGGGATCGTCCTAATTATCATATTGTAGAAAAATGGTATGACGTTGTTGATGCTGTAAAAACAGGCCAGGGTATTGTTGCATTAAAAATTAAAAAAGAATTTTTTGTAGCAGAGCCTGCTTTAAACCAGATAGAGCAAGGTATGTCCGAGTTTTCATGTATATTTATAAATACTTACTACCCTCGTTTTGTAGAAGCATTCTATCAGGGCCACCCTTATCTGGCTACGGCCTCTTATGCCGATCAACTTGCCGCTTTGCAAGCAAGCCGATTTGGTGATGCAGATTTCTACTCATCGCATTTAAATGCAATGGGCTGGCAAACCTATGATCTGATTGTTAATGTAGGGCCTTTGCAAGCGGCTTGGGCTAAAGAGCATGGGGCAACACAAAGCGCTTATAAGTTGATAGAAAAACAGCTGGAAGTACTTAAACCTGATGTGGTGTATTTACAGGATTTAAGTCTGGCAACCCCCGAGTTAATTAGCTGGGCTCGTCGCTATGCACGCTTAATTGTTGGCCAGATTGCATCTCCCGTACCTAATGTTGATGTAAAAGCATTTGATCTATTGCTGAGTTCTTTCCCGCATTTTGTTGATGATTTCCGTCGGCAGAATATCACCGCCTATTATCAGCATCTGGCATTTGATGAGCGTGTTTTAGAGGATGTGGCGGGGCTGCCTCGGGATATCCCTGTGAGCTTTGTTGGTGGGCTTTCTCTCTCCCATGGTAAGGGGCTGGCGTTTTTAGAGACGCTGGCAGGCCTTACTCAGATGGATTTCTGGGGCTATGGTGCAGACTTGCTTGCTTCAGATTCTGCTATTCAAGCACGCCACCATGGTGAGGTGTGGGGGATAGAAATGTTTGAAAAGCTTGCTCGCTCTCAGATCACGCTGAATCGGCATATAGATGTTGCAGGGCACTTTGCAAATAATATGCGGCTATTTGAAGCAACAGGCTGCGGTGCATTACTTATTACCGATTATAAAGATAATTTGTCCGAGCTATTTGAAATTGGCAAAGAAATTGTTGTTTATCGATCTGCAGCAGAGTGTGCAGCATTGATTGAGTATTATCTTTCACGGCCAGATGAGGCGAGAAAGATTGCTAATGCAGGGCAGGTAAGGACTTTACGTGACTATAGCTATAGAGTGAATGCAAAAGAAACGTCTGCAATATTAAAACGTCATTTACATTATCAGGTTGCCGCGCAAACTTTGCCCGCTGTTTCCTTGAGTAAAGTTTCTTATGGAAAAGAGGAAATTGCAGAAAGGCAGATTAAAAAGAAGCACTTAACGGCATGGAAATCTGAGGCTATACCCGCCCGTCAACGTGCTTTGGTCCAGCAGGAGCTGAGCAGGATGTTTGCGGGAGATATTCCATTACCCTTTAGTGTAATGAGTTTTGCCCTGCAATCTATTTTGACTGCTGGCCAGTCTGTTTTAGAAATTGGTTGCGCTAGTGGTTATTATGCAGAAATCATCCCCTATCTTTTAAAAAAGAAAATTGTATATACGGGTGTTGATTATTCTGAAGCATTAATCAATATGGCTCGAGATTATTACCCTCAAGGTGATTTTCAAGTTGCTGATGGCAAGAATTTGCCGTTTGATCATGATTGTTTTGATGTGGTTATTTCATCTTGTATTTTATTGCATGTTACGAATGCTTTAGAGCATATTCAAGAAACGATTCGAGTAGCAAAACGCTATATTGTTGTGCATCGAACCCCTGTATGCCGTAGTAGAGCAACGCAATATTATAAAAAATTTGCATATGCTGAGGAGACTGTTGAGCTTCGATATAATGAAGCAGAGCTACTTGGGAAGTTTTATTCTCAAGGGTGTCGTTTTGTTCGTTTTATCGAGTTTGCAGCTAATGCAGGCGCTGATGAGTTTGAAGTGACCTATATTCTGGAAAAAATAGTTGGCCTCGCTTAA
- a CDS encoding NAD-dependent epimerase/dehydratase family protein encodes MDEQLFLGKKVLITGGMGFIGSNLAIRLVGLGAEVSLVDSLIPEYGGNVWNIESIKKQVRVNISDVRDPYSMKYLIQGQDYLFNLAGQTSHIDSMHNPFVDLDINAQSQLSILESCRHHNPDVKVVFASTRQLYGAPQYLPVDEKHPLNPVDVNGINKMAGEGYHLLYNQVYGIRSVVLRLTNTYGPRMRVKDARQTFLGIWIKKIICGEPFQIFGDGLQLRDFNYVDDVVEAMLISALSEEANGQVFNLGDHRPLNLNALADCLCHLDDLARFELVPFPAERKAIDIGDYYANYNLIKDKLGWVPFHSLDSGLAETLSFYREFGAHYWS; translated from the coding sequence ATGGACGAGCAATTATTCTTGGGGAAGAAAGTTCTCATTACTGGGGGTATGGGGTTTATTGGCTCAAACCTCGCTATACGTCTGGTAGGGTTGGGGGCAGAAGTCTCTTTGGTAGATAGTCTGATCCCTGAATATGGCGGGAATGTCTGGAATATTGAGTCAATTAAAAAACAGGTCAGAGTTAATATTTCTGATGTTCGTGACCCTTATTCCATGAAATATCTTATTCAGGGGCAGGATTATTTGTTTAATCTTGCGGGGCAAACGAGCCATATTGATTCGATGCATAATCCATTTGTTGATCTGGATATTAATGCACAGTCGCAATTATCTATTCTTGAGTCATGCCGCCATCATAACCCAGATGTTAAAGTGGTTTTTGCCAGCACACGGCAGCTTTATGGGGCTCCACAATACCTGCCTGTGGATGAGAAACATCCGTTAAATCCTGTTGATGTGAATGGGATTAATAAAATGGCAGGGGAGGGATATCACCTGCTTTATAATCAGGTCTATGGTATTCGCTCTGTTGTACTGCGTTTAACAAATACATATGGACCAAGAATGCGTGTAAAAGACGCAAGGCAAACCTTCTTGGGTATATGGATTAAAAAAATAATTTGTGGTGAGCCTTTTCAAATTTTTGGCGATGGCTTGCAGTTGCGTGACTTTAATTATGTTGATGATGTTGTGGAAGCGATGCTGATCTCCGCATTATCTGAAGAGGCAAATGGCCAAGTATTTAATCTTGGAGATCACCGACCTCTGAATCTAAATGCTTTAGCTGATTGCCTATGTCATTTGGATGATTTGGCTCGGTTTGAATTAGTCCCGTTTCCTGCCGAGCGTAAAGCAATTGATATTGGTGACTACTATGCAAATTATAATTTAATTAAAGATAAATTAGGCTGGGTCCCCTTCCATTCCTTAGATAGTGGCTTAGCAGAAACATTAAGTTTTTATCGGGAATTTGGTGCTCACTATTGGAGCTGA